The Lutra lutra chromosome 10, mLutLut1.2, whole genome shotgun sequence genome contains a region encoding:
- the CTSC gene encoding dipeptidyl peptidase 1 isoform X2, whose product MGPCPRSLLAALLLVLCGVGTAHGDTPANCTYPELLGTWVFQVGPVGSQRNVNCLLMGQSEKKVVVHLEKLDTVHDDLGNTGHFTIIYNQGFEIVLNDYKWFAFFKDVTDFISQLFMQLGTVRVHDLRHLRNKLVVK is encoded by the exons ATGGGTCCCTGTCCCCGCTCACTGCTGGCCGCCCTCCTCCTGGTCCTCTGCGGCGTCGGTACCGCACACGGCGATACACCTGCCAACTGCACCTACCCTGAGCTGCTGGGCACGTGGGTCTTCCAGGTGGGCCCCGTTGGTTCCCAACGCAACGTCAACTGCTTGCTTATGG gacaatcagaaaaaaaagtagtGGTTCATCTTGAGAAGTTGGACACAGTACATGATGATCTCGGCAATACCGGCCATTTCACCATCATTTACAATCAAGGCTTTGAGATTGTGTTGAACGACTACAAGTGGTTTGCCTTTTTTAAG GATGTCACTGATTTTATCAGTCAGTTGTTCATGCAGCTGGGAACTGTGAGGGTACATGATTTGAGACATCTGAGGAACAAACTGG TTGTTAAATAG